CCGCCGGCGACGGTCTGCACGCGCGCGTGCTCGACGTGCTCACCGCCCTCGACGCGCGCGTGGCCGCACCGGTCGCCGCGGCTGCCGCCCATGCCCTGACCGAGCCCGAGCCGGTCACCGCGCGGGTGAGAGCCGCCGTACGCCTGCACGCGCGCGTGGCCGCCGCCGTGCACGGCGCGGTCGTCGGCGCGGGGGCCTTCGCCCGACCGCCCCAGGCCGGCCGGCACGTGTACGCCGACCTGGGCCCGCTGCGCCAGGCGCTGGCCGCGCACGGCGTCGGCGACGCGCAGGACCTGGAGGACTTCCTCACCGCCCGGCTCGGCAGGCCCGCGCCGGGCGGCCACCGCTTCGGAGACGACCTCGGGGCGCTGCGCGTCCGCCTGTCCACCGGCCCGCTGCTGGGCGACACGGACGCGCAGCGGCTGGAATGTCTCACCTCGCCCACGCCGTTGGAACTGCCACACGTGCAACGCGCGTTGATGCTCTTGAGGTCGGTCTTCGACGATCTCCGTGACGACGCTCAGCGATGGGAGCCTCCTCGATGACGCAGCAGTCCGAGTCGACCCGCACGCCCCTCACCACCCGCACGCCCCTCGCCACCGGCACATCGCTCACCACCGGCACATCGCTCACCACCGGCACGGCCACGCCGGATGCCGATGCCCTCAACGCCCCGTCCGCGCCCCCTTTTCCGCCCCTCGCCGAGCCCCGCCCGCTGGGGGAGCGGCGGGTGTGGCCGCGCACGTTCCACGACCGGCTGACCGCCCCGCTGCCCGGTCTCAAGGCCCTCGCCCGCTTCGCCCGCGAGGGCTCGGTGCGGCCCGGCAAGGAGGGCCTCGCCGACATCCCCCGGCTGCCCTTCGCCCCCGCCCCGCCGCCCCGCGTGGACGCCCGCACCCTCGCCGTCACCTGGGCGGGACACGCCAGTTGGGTGGTGAGCATCGGCGGTCTGACCGTCCTCACCGACCCGGTCTGGTCCCGCCGCATCCTCGGCACCCCGGCCCGCATCACCCCCGTGGGCGTGCCCTGGGACACGCTGCCGCCCGTCGACGCGGTCGTCATCAGCCACAACCACTACGACCACCTGGACGCGCCCACGCTGCGCCGACTCCCGCGCGACACACCCGTGTTCGTGCCGGCCGGGCTCGGCAGCTGGTTCCACCGCCGCCGGTTCACCCGCGTGACCGAGCTGGACTGGTGGGAGGCGGCCGAACTGTCCGGCGTGCGCTTCGACTTCGTCCCCGCCCACCACTGGTCCAAGCGCTCCCTCACCGACACCTGCCGTTCCCTCTGGGGCGGTTGGGTGCTCACCGCCCCCGACGGGCAGCGCCTGTACTTCGCCGGCGACACCGGGTACGGCCACTGGTTCTCCCGCATCGGACAGCGCTACCCCGGCATCGACCTCGCCCTGCTCCCCATCGGCGCCTACAACCCCCGCTGGTGGCTCAGAGACGTGCACTGCGACCCGGAGGAGGCCGTCCGCTCCGCCCTCGACCTGGGGGCCCGCCGGATGGCCCCGATGCACTGGGGCACGTTCGTGCTGTCCGCCGAACCCGTCCTCGAACCGCTCCAGCGGGTGCGGACGGCCTGGGAGAAGGCGGGCCGGGACCGCGCGGACCTGTGGGACCTGCCGGTGGGAGGCGCACGGGTACTGGAACGGGTACTGGACTAGACCGGCTGCCGGGCTAGATCGGCTGCCGGACCGGATCGGCTGCCGGCCCTGCCGGCCCTGCCGGGCCTGGGCGCTAGACCGGTCCGGTCCTTCGCATACGGCGCCACACGCTCGGGGCCGCGCTGATCACCACGGTCAGCGCGACCGCCGCGACCACGCCCTCCCACGGCTCGGGGAACAGGGAGCCGCCGAGGATCCCGATCAGCTGGTAGGTCACCGCCCAGGCCAGACAGGCCGGGAGGTTGCCGCGCATGAAGCGGCGCAGCGGCCAGTCGGCCATCAGACAGGCCAGCATCACCGGGATCCGGCCCGCCGGCACCAGCCGGGACAGCACCAGCACGGTCGTGCCGTGGTCGGCGAGCTTCTCCTGCGCCTGCGCCAGCCGCTCCTCCGGCGCCCGCGTCCGGATCGCCGCCAGCCAGCGTGAGCCGTTCTTCGACCGCATCCCGCGCCGACCCAGCCAGTACAGCGCCGCGTCCCCGCAGAACGCGGCCAGCGACGCCGTCACGAACACCAGCGCCAGCGCGAACGGCGCCGTCTGGTGGAAGGCGACCACCGCCGCCGAACTCACCAGCGCCCCCGTCGGCACCACCGGCACCAGCGCGCCGATCAGCACCAGCAGGAACAGCGACGGATAGCCGAGCGCCTGCTGGGTGGACTCCGTCGGCACGACCGTCGTCGTGGCGGCGGCGGACAGCAGGCTCGCGGGAGACAGCAGGCTCGCGGCGGACAGCACGGTCACCGCGCGTCCCCCAGCCGCACGCTCTCCCCGTGTCCGAGCCGGTGCACCGTCACGTCCGGCGCACGCTCCGCCGCCAGGCGCACGAACTCCTCGCCCGGCGCATGGAACTCATGGGGGCGCACGGCGTCCATCCCGATCGGCCAGTACGTGCCGTAGTGCACCGGCACCGCGCTGTGCGGCGCCAGCCGGGCCAGCGCCTCCGCCGCCCGCCCCGCGTCCAGATGCCCCTCCCCGAGATACGGCCCCCAGCCGCCCACCGGCAGGAGCGCCACTTCGATGGGCCCGACCTCCTTGGCCATGTCCTCGAACAGGCCGGTGTCCCCGGCGAAGTACGTCCGGGCCTCGCCCTCGACGACGTACCCGAGCGCGGGGGAGCGGTGCGGGCCGAGCGGCAGCCGGCGGCCGTCGTGGCGCGCGGCCACGGCCCGTATCCGCAGTGCGCCGACGGAGGTCTCGTCGCCCGGCCCCATCTCGCTCAGCAGCAGATGTCCCAGGCGGCGCAGCCCCGGCACGGCGCGCGGCGCGCCTCGGGGCACCAGCAGGCGCGTGCCCGGCGCGAGGCGCGCCAGCGAGGGCAGGTGCAGATGGTCGGCGTGCAGATGGGAGACGAGCGCGACGTCGGCGCGCCAGGCGTCGGGCGGGGGCGGCTCGCCCCGGCGGCGGCGCAGGTGCGCGAGCCGGCGGGCGAACACGGGATCGGTGAGTACGCGTACGTTCGAATCCTCGACCGTGCAGGTGGCGTGTCCCCACCACGTGATGTCCACCGGCACCCCTTTGCCCCCTTCGCGCGACTCCCCCGAAGCCTACGGGCAGGAGTAGGGTCGGCGGCGAAACCCGGAGGTGAGGGGGACACCATGGGACCGGTGCGGGTCATGC
This window of the Streptomyces sp. NBC_01275 genome carries:
- a CDS encoding MBL fold metallo-hydrolase, with the translated sequence MTQQSESTRTPLTTRTPLATGTSLTTGTSLTTGTATPDADALNAPSAPPFPPLAEPRPLGERRVWPRTFHDRLTAPLPGLKALARFAREGSVRPGKEGLADIPRLPFAPAPPPRVDARTLAVTWAGHASWVVSIGGLTVLTDPVWSRRILGTPARITPVGVPWDTLPPVDAVVISHNHYDHLDAPTLRRLPRDTPVFVPAGLGSWFHRRRFTRVTELDWWEAAELSGVRFDFVPAHHWSKRSLTDTCRSLWGGWVLTAPDGQRLYFAGDTGYGHWFSRIGQRYPGIDLALLPIGAYNPRWWLRDVHCDPEEAVRSALDLGARRMAPMHWGTFVLSAEPVLEPLQRVRTAWEKAGRDRADLWDLPVGGARVLERVLD
- a CDS encoding DedA family protein, giving the protein MLSAAATTTVVPTESTQQALGYPSLFLLVLIGALVPVVPTGALVSSAAVVAFHQTAPFALALVFVTASLAAFCGDAALYWLGRRGMRSKNGSRWLAAIRTRAPEERLAQAQEKLADHGTTVLVLSRLVPAGRIPVMLACLMADWPLRRFMRGNLPACLAWAVTYQLIGILGGSLFPEPWEGVVAAVALTVVISAAPSVWRRMRRTGPV
- a CDS encoding MBL fold metallo-hydrolase encodes the protein MPVDITWWGHATCTVEDSNVRVLTDPVFARRLAHLRRRRGEPPPPDAWRADVALVSHLHADHLHLPSLARLAPGTRLLVPRGAPRAVPGLRRLGHLLLSEMGPGDETSVGALRIRAVAARHDGRRLPLGPHRSPALGYVVEGEARTYFAGDTGLFEDMAKEVGPIEVALLPVGGWGPYLGEGHLDAGRAAEALARLAPHSAVPVHYGTYWPIGMDAVRPHEFHAPGEEFVRLAAERAPDVTVHRLGHGESVRLGDAR